A window from Balaenoptera musculus isolate JJ_BM4_2016_0621 chromosome 8, mBalMus1.pri.v3, whole genome shotgun sequence encodes these proteins:
- the FOXRED1 gene encoding FAD-dependent oxidoreductase domain-containing protein 1 isoform X1 codes for MLRGALRFGLGPGLLGRRLGTHRGGSTLGKAEGSGGCRGSGVSPVSSHVTFRTRGPGPRWEDSGSLGAGDWDGKVSEIKKKIQSILPGGAWSPLCDTSHLPPEHSDVVIVGGGVVGLSVAYWLKRLEKQQGAIRVLVVERDHTYSQASTVLSVGGIRQQFSLPENIQLSLFSVEFLRNINEYLAVVDDPPLDLQFNPSGYLFLASEEGATIMENNVKVQRQEGAKVCLMSPEQLRKKFPWINTEGVALASYGLENEGWFDPWCLLQGLRRKVQSMGVLFCHGEVTRFVSSSNHMETASGEKVTLKRIHEVHVKVDHSQEYQPVECAIVVNAAGAWSGRIAELAGIGKGPPGTLQGTKLPVEPRKRYVYLWHCPQGPGLEAPLVADPSGAYFRREGLGNNYLGGCSPSEEEEPDPGNLEVDHDFFQEKVWPHLAWRVPAFEALKVRRAWAGYYDYNTFDQNGVVGPHPLVVNMYFAAGFSGHGLQQAPAVGRAVAEVMLEGRFQTINLSPFLFSRFYLGEKAQERCII; via the exons ATGCTTCGGGGGGCGCTGCGGTTCGGCTTGGGCCCGGGCCTCTTGGGCCGGAGGCTAGGCACACACAGAGGAGGCTCTACTCTGGGTAAAGCTGAGGGCAGCGGAGGGTGTCGTGGTTCTGGGGTGTCCCCAGTCTCCAGCCATGTGACCTTCAGGACTCGAGGTCCCGGTCCGCGCTGGGAAGACAGCGGGTCGCTGGGAGCAGGAG ACTGGGATGGAAAGGTGTCGGAGATTAAGAAGAAGATCCAGTCCATCCTTCCTGGAGGGGCCTGGAGTCCACTGTGTGACACCAGCCACCTGCCCCCCGAACACTCCGATGTGGTGATTGTTGGCGGTGGGGTGGTTGGCCTGTCCGTAGCCTATTGGCTGAAGAGGTTGGAGAAGCAGCAAGGTGCCATTCGGGTGCTGGTGGTGGAGCGGGACCACACG TATTCCCAGGCCTCCACCGTGCTTTCTGTGGGTGGGATTCGCCAGCAGTTCTCGTTGCCTGAGAACATCCAGCTCTCCCTCTTTTCGGTCGAATTTCTCCGGAACATCAAT GAGTACCTGGCCGTGGTCGATGACCCTCCCCTGGACCTCCAGTTCAACCCCTCTGGTTACCTCTTTCTGGCTTCAGAGGAGGGGGCTACGATCATGGAAAACAACGTGAAAGTGCAGAG GCAAGAAGGAGCCAAAGTTTGTCTGATGTCTCCGGAGCAGCTTCGGAAGAAGTTTCCCTGGATAAACACAGAGGGAGTGGCTTTGGCATCTTATG GGTTGGAGAACGAAGGTTGGTTTGACCCCTGGTGTCTGCTCCAGGGGCTTCGGCGAAAGGTCCAGTCCATGGGGGTCCTTTTCTGCCACGGAGAGGTGACAC GTTTCGTCTCTTCATCTAACCACATGGAGACCGCCAGTGGGGAGAAGGTGACTTTGAAAAGGATCCATGAAGTCCAT GTGAAGGTGGACCATAGCCAGGAGTACCAGCCCGTGGAATGCGCCATAGTGGTCAATGCAGCGGGGGCCTGGTCTGGGCGAATCGCAGAGCTGGCTGGCATTGGGAAGGGGCCGCCTGGCACCCTGCAGGGCACCAAGCTGCCTGTGGAGCCAAGGAAaag GTATGTGTACTTGTGGCACTGCCCCCAGGGACCAGGCCTGGAGGCTCCGCTTGTCGCAGACCCCAGCGGAGCCTATTTCCGCCGGGAAGGATTAGGCAACAACTACCTGGGCGGCTGTAGCCCCTCTGAG gaGGAGGAACCAGACCCAGGGAACCTGGAAGTGGACCATGATTTCTTCCAGGAGAAGGTGTGGCCCCATCTGGCCTGGAGGGTGCCAGCTTTTGAGGCTCTGAAG GTTCGGCGCGCTTGGGCCGGCTACTACGACTACAACACCTTTGACCAGAATGGCGTGGTGGGCCCTCACCCCCTCGTCGTCAACATGTACTTTGCGGCGGGCTTCAGCGGCCACGGGCTCCAGCAGGCCCCCGCTGTGGGGCGGGCTGTGGCAGAGGTGATGCTGGAGGGCCGCTTCCAGACCATCAACCTGAGCCCCTTCCTCTTCAGCCGCTTTTACTTGGGAGAGAAGGCCCAAGAGCGCTGTATCATCTGA
- the FOXRED1 gene encoding FAD-dependent oxidoreductase domain-containing protein 1 isoform X2, with amino-acid sequence MLRGALRFGLGPGLLGRRLGTHRGGSTLDWDGKVSEIKKKIQSILPGGAWSPLCDTSHLPPEHSDVVIVGGGVVGLSVAYWLKRLEKQQGAIRVLVVERDHTYSQASTVLSVGGIRQQFSLPENIQLSLFSVEFLRNINEYLAVVDDPPLDLQFNPSGYLFLASEEGATIMENNVKVQRQEGAKVCLMSPEQLRKKFPWINTEGVALASYGLENEGWFDPWCLLQGLRRKVQSMGVLFCHGEVTRFVSSSNHMETASGEKVTLKRIHEVHVKVDHSQEYQPVECAIVVNAAGAWSGRIAELAGIGKGPPGTLQGTKLPVEPRKRYVYLWHCPQGPGLEAPLVADPSGAYFRREGLGNNYLGGCSPSEEEEPDPGNLEVDHDFFQEKVWPHLAWRVPAFEALKVRRAWAGYYDYNTFDQNGVVGPHPLVVNMYFAAGFSGHGLQQAPAVGRAVAEVMLEGRFQTINLSPFLFSRFYLGEKAQERCII; translated from the exons ATGCTTCGGGGGGCGCTGCGGTTCGGCTTGGGCCCGGGCCTCTTGGGCCGGAGGCTAGGCACACACAGAGGAGGCTCTACTCTGG ACTGGGATGGAAAGGTGTCGGAGATTAAGAAGAAGATCCAGTCCATCCTTCCTGGAGGGGCCTGGAGTCCACTGTGTGACACCAGCCACCTGCCCCCCGAACACTCCGATGTGGTGATTGTTGGCGGTGGGGTGGTTGGCCTGTCCGTAGCCTATTGGCTGAAGAGGTTGGAGAAGCAGCAAGGTGCCATTCGGGTGCTGGTGGTGGAGCGGGACCACACG TATTCCCAGGCCTCCACCGTGCTTTCTGTGGGTGGGATTCGCCAGCAGTTCTCGTTGCCTGAGAACATCCAGCTCTCCCTCTTTTCGGTCGAATTTCTCCGGAACATCAAT GAGTACCTGGCCGTGGTCGATGACCCTCCCCTGGACCTCCAGTTCAACCCCTCTGGTTACCTCTTTCTGGCTTCAGAGGAGGGGGCTACGATCATGGAAAACAACGTGAAAGTGCAGAG GCAAGAAGGAGCCAAAGTTTGTCTGATGTCTCCGGAGCAGCTTCGGAAGAAGTTTCCCTGGATAAACACAGAGGGAGTGGCTTTGGCATCTTATG GGTTGGAGAACGAAGGTTGGTTTGACCCCTGGTGTCTGCTCCAGGGGCTTCGGCGAAAGGTCCAGTCCATGGGGGTCCTTTTCTGCCACGGAGAGGTGACAC GTTTCGTCTCTTCATCTAACCACATGGAGACCGCCAGTGGGGAGAAGGTGACTTTGAAAAGGATCCATGAAGTCCAT GTGAAGGTGGACCATAGCCAGGAGTACCAGCCCGTGGAATGCGCCATAGTGGTCAATGCAGCGGGGGCCTGGTCTGGGCGAATCGCAGAGCTGGCTGGCATTGGGAAGGGGCCGCCTGGCACCCTGCAGGGCACCAAGCTGCCTGTGGAGCCAAGGAAaag GTATGTGTACTTGTGGCACTGCCCCCAGGGACCAGGCCTGGAGGCTCCGCTTGTCGCAGACCCCAGCGGAGCCTATTTCCGCCGGGAAGGATTAGGCAACAACTACCTGGGCGGCTGTAGCCCCTCTGAG gaGGAGGAACCAGACCCAGGGAACCTGGAAGTGGACCATGATTTCTTCCAGGAGAAGGTGTGGCCCCATCTGGCCTGGAGGGTGCCAGCTTTTGAGGCTCTGAAG GTTCGGCGCGCTTGGGCCGGCTACTACGACTACAACACCTTTGACCAGAATGGCGTGGTGGGCCCTCACCCCCTCGTCGTCAACATGTACTTTGCGGCGGGCTTCAGCGGCCACGGGCTCCAGCAGGCCCCCGCTGTGGGGCGGGCTGTGGCAGAGGTGATGCTGGAGGGCCGCTTCCAGACCATCAACCTGAGCCCCTTCCTCTTCAGCCGCTTTTACTTGGGAGAGAAGGCCCAAGAGCGCTGTATCATCTGA
- the SRPRA gene encoding signal recognition particle receptor subunit alpha isoform X1 codes for MLDFFTIFSKGGLVLWCFQGVSDSCTGPVNALIRSVLLQERGGNNSFTHEALTLKYKLDNQFELVFVVGFQKILTLTYVDKLIDDVHRLFRDKYRTEIQQQSALSLLNGTFDFQNDFLQLLREAEESSKVRAPTTMKKFEDSEKAKKPVRSMIETRGEKPKEKAKNSKKNKGAKKEGSDGPLATSKAVPAEKSGLPVGPENGMELSKEELIRRKREEFIQKHGRGMEKSSKSSKSDAPKEKGKKAPRVWALGGSANKEALDYSAPTANGAPEGAPPEDINLIRGTGSGRQLQDLDCSSSDDEGAAQNSTKPSATKGTLGGMFGMLKGLVGSKSLSREDMESVLDKMRDHLIAKNVAADIAVQLCESVANKLEGKVMGTFSTVTSTVKLALQESLVQILQPQRRVDMLRDIMDAQRHQRPYVVTFCGVNGVGKSTNLAKISFWLLENGFSVLIAACDTFRAGAVEQLRTHTRRLHALHPPENHGGRAMVQLFEKGYGKDAAGIAMEAIAFARNQGFDVVLVDTAGRMQDNAPLMTALAKLITVNTPDLVLFVGEALVGNEAVDQLVKFNRALADHSMAQTPRLIDGIVLTKFDTIDDKVGAAISMTYITSKPIVFVGTGQTYCDLRSLNAKAVVAALMKA; via the exons ATGCTCGACTTCTTCACCATTTTCTCCAAAGGCGGGCTCGTGCTCTGGTGCTTCCAGGGCGTGAGCGACTCATGCACCGGGCCAGTTAACGCCTTGATTCGTTCCGTGTTGCTGCAG GAAAGGGGAGGTAACAACTCCTTCACCCATGAGGCACTCACGCTCAAGTATAAACTGGACAACCAGTTTGAGCTGGTGTTTGTG GTAGGTTTTCAGAAGATCCTAACACTGACGTACGTAGACAAGCTGATAGACGATGTGCACCGGCTGTTTCGTGACAAGTACCGCACTGAGATCCAACAGCAAAGTGCCTTAAGTCTACTGAATGGCACTTTTGATTTCCAAAATGACTTTCTGCAGCTCCTTCG tGAAGCAGAGGAGAGCAGTAAGGTCCGTGCTCCCACAACCATGAAGAAATTTGAAGATTCTGAAAAGGCCAAGAAACCTGTGAGGTCCATGATTGAGACACGGGGTGAAAAGCCTAAGGAAAAAGCcaagaacagcaaaaaaaacaaGGGGGCCAAGAAGGAAG GTTCTGATGGCCCTTTGGCTACCAGCAAAGCAGTCCCTGCAGAAAAGTCAGGTCTCCCAGTGGGGCCTGAGAACGGGATGGAACTTTCCAAAGAGGAACTGATCCGCAGGAAGCGAGAAGAGTTCATTCAGAAGCATGGGAGGGGTATGGAGAAGTCCAG CAAGTCCAGTAAGTCAGACGCTCCCAAGGAGAAGGGCAAAAAAGCGCCCCGGGTGTGGGCGCTGGGTGGCTCTGCCAACAAGGAAGCCCTGGACTACAGCGCTCCGACCGCCAACGGGGCCCCCGAGGGGGCCCCGCCCGAGGACATCAACTTG ATTCGAGGGACTGGGTCTGGGAGGCAGCTGCAGGATCTGGACTGCAGCAGCTCAGATGACGAAGGGGCCGCTCAAAACTCCACCAAACCTAG TGCTACCAAGGGGACTCTGGGTGGCATGTTCGGGATGCTGAAGGGCCTTGTGGGTTCCAAGAGCTTGAGTCGTGAAGACATGGAATCTGTGCTGGACAAGATGCGTGACCACCTCATTG CCAAGAACGTGGCAGCAGACATTGCAGTCCAACTCTGTGAATCTGTTGCGAACAAGCTGGAGGGGAAGGTGATGGGGACGTTCAGCA cGGTGACTTCCACCGTAAAGCTAGCTCTCCAGGAGTCCCTGGTGCAGATTCTGCAGCCACAGCGCCGTGTGGACATGCTCCGGGATATCATGGACGCCCAGCGTCATCAGCGCCCTTACGTGGTCACCTTCTGTGGTGTGAACGGCGTGGGGAAGTCTACTAACCTTGCCAAG ATTTCCTTCTGGCTGTTAGAGAATGGCTTCAGTGTCCTCATTGCTGCCTGTGATACATTCCGTGCTGGGGCTGTGGAGCAGCTGCGGACACACACCCGGCGTTTGCACGCCCTGCACCCCCCCGAGAATCACGGTGGCCGCGCCATGGTGCAGTTGTTTGAGAAGGGCTACGGCAAGGATGCCGCTGGCATCGCCATGGAAGCCATTGCCTTTG caCGTAACCAAGGCTTTGATGTGGTGCTGGTGGACACAGCTGGCCGCATGCAGGACAATGCCCCTCTGATGACTGCCCTGGCCAAGCTCATTACTGTCAACACACCCGACTTGGTGCTGTTTGTGGGGGAGGCCTTAGTAGGCAATGAGGCCGTGGACCAGCTG GTCAAGTTCAACAGAGCCTTGGCTGACCATTCTATGGCCCAGACACCTCGGCTCATTGATGGCATTGTCCTTACCAAATTTGATACCATCGACGACAAG GTGGGAGCTGCTATTTCTATGACCTACATCACAAGCAAACCCATCGTCTTTGTGGGCACCGGCCAGACCTACTGTGACCTACGCAGTCTCAACGCCAAGGCCGTGGTGGCCGCGCTCATGAAGGCTTAA
- the SRPRA gene encoding signal recognition particle receptor subunit alpha isoform X2, which produces MLDFFTIFSKGGLVLWCFQGVSDSCTGPVNALIRSVLLQVGFQKILTLTYVDKLIDDVHRLFRDKYRTEIQQQSALSLLNGTFDFQNDFLQLLREAEESSKVRAPTTMKKFEDSEKAKKPVRSMIETRGEKPKEKAKNSKKNKGAKKEGSDGPLATSKAVPAEKSGLPVGPENGMELSKEELIRRKREEFIQKHGRGMEKSSKSSKSDAPKEKGKKAPRVWALGGSANKEALDYSAPTANGAPEGAPPEDINLIRGTGSGRQLQDLDCSSSDDEGAAQNSTKPSATKGTLGGMFGMLKGLVGSKSLSREDMESVLDKMRDHLIAKNVAADIAVQLCESVANKLEGKVMGTFSTVTSTVKLALQESLVQILQPQRRVDMLRDIMDAQRHQRPYVVTFCGVNGVGKSTNLAKISFWLLENGFSVLIAACDTFRAGAVEQLRTHTRRLHALHPPENHGGRAMVQLFEKGYGKDAAGIAMEAIAFARNQGFDVVLVDTAGRMQDNAPLMTALAKLITVNTPDLVLFVGEALVGNEAVDQLVKFNRALADHSMAQTPRLIDGIVLTKFDTIDDKVGAAISMTYITSKPIVFVGTGQTYCDLRSLNAKAVVAALMKA; this is translated from the exons ATGCTCGACTTCTTCACCATTTTCTCCAAAGGCGGGCTCGTGCTCTGGTGCTTCCAGGGCGTGAGCGACTCATGCACCGGGCCAGTTAACGCCTTGATTCGTTCCGTGTTGCTGCAG GTAGGTTTTCAGAAGATCCTAACACTGACGTACGTAGACAAGCTGATAGACGATGTGCACCGGCTGTTTCGTGACAAGTACCGCACTGAGATCCAACAGCAAAGTGCCTTAAGTCTACTGAATGGCACTTTTGATTTCCAAAATGACTTTCTGCAGCTCCTTCG tGAAGCAGAGGAGAGCAGTAAGGTCCGTGCTCCCACAACCATGAAGAAATTTGAAGATTCTGAAAAGGCCAAGAAACCTGTGAGGTCCATGATTGAGACACGGGGTGAAAAGCCTAAGGAAAAAGCcaagaacagcaaaaaaaacaaGGGGGCCAAGAAGGAAG GTTCTGATGGCCCTTTGGCTACCAGCAAAGCAGTCCCTGCAGAAAAGTCAGGTCTCCCAGTGGGGCCTGAGAACGGGATGGAACTTTCCAAAGAGGAACTGATCCGCAGGAAGCGAGAAGAGTTCATTCAGAAGCATGGGAGGGGTATGGAGAAGTCCAG CAAGTCCAGTAAGTCAGACGCTCCCAAGGAGAAGGGCAAAAAAGCGCCCCGGGTGTGGGCGCTGGGTGGCTCTGCCAACAAGGAAGCCCTGGACTACAGCGCTCCGACCGCCAACGGGGCCCCCGAGGGGGCCCCGCCCGAGGACATCAACTTG ATTCGAGGGACTGGGTCTGGGAGGCAGCTGCAGGATCTGGACTGCAGCAGCTCAGATGACGAAGGGGCCGCTCAAAACTCCACCAAACCTAG TGCTACCAAGGGGACTCTGGGTGGCATGTTCGGGATGCTGAAGGGCCTTGTGGGTTCCAAGAGCTTGAGTCGTGAAGACATGGAATCTGTGCTGGACAAGATGCGTGACCACCTCATTG CCAAGAACGTGGCAGCAGACATTGCAGTCCAACTCTGTGAATCTGTTGCGAACAAGCTGGAGGGGAAGGTGATGGGGACGTTCAGCA cGGTGACTTCCACCGTAAAGCTAGCTCTCCAGGAGTCCCTGGTGCAGATTCTGCAGCCACAGCGCCGTGTGGACATGCTCCGGGATATCATGGACGCCCAGCGTCATCAGCGCCCTTACGTGGTCACCTTCTGTGGTGTGAACGGCGTGGGGAAGTCTACTAACCTTGCCAAG ATTTCCTTCTGGCTGTTAGAGAATGGCTTCAGTGTCCTCATTGCTGCCTGTGATACATTCCGTGCTGGGGCTGTGGAGCAGCTGCGGACACACACCCGGCGTTTGCACGCCCTGCACCCCCCCGAGAATCACGGTGGCCGCGCCATGGTGCAGTTGTTTGAGAAGGGCTACGGCAAGGATGCCGCTGGCATCGCCATGGAAGCCATTGCCTTTG caCGTAACCAAGGCTTTGATGTGGTGCTGGTGGACACAGCTGGCCGCATGCAGGACAATGCCCCTCTGATGACTGCCCTGGCCAAGCTCATTACTGTCAACACACCCGACTTGGTGCTGTTTGTGGGGGAGGCCTTAGTAGGCAATGAGGCCGTGGACCAGCTG GTCAAGTTCAACAGAGCCTTGGCTGACCATTCTATGGCCCAGACACCTCGGCTCATTGATGGCATTGTCCTTACCAAATTTGATACCATCGACGACAAG GTGGGAGCTGCTATTTCTATGACCTACATCACAAGCAAACCCATCGTCTTTGTGGGCACCGGCCAGACCTACTGTGACCTACGCAGTCTCAACGCCAAGGCCGTGGTGGCCGCGCTCATGAAGGCTTAA